One segment of Candidatus Hydrogenedentota bacterium DNA contains the following:
- the ectA gene encoding diaminobutyrate acetyltransferase yields the protein MSLQLICVIIIASMITCIQMIDTQCTQSSPRSAADARVRLHAPHTEDAAEVWRLVQMAPPLEVNTPYAYLLLCTHFAQTSVVARNGRTLRGFIGGYRIQERPDTLYIWQIAVHPLDRRKGLGDMMLAALISRHGLSDVRFIEASVTPSNFSSNRFFLRFAQRRGFAVERRALFTADHFPEGNHEPEQLIRIGPLHVE from the coding sequence TTGAGTCTTCAGTTAATTTGTGTTATAATCATTGCTTCTATGATAACATGTATACAAATGATTGATACTCAATGCACCCAATCCTCGCCGCGCAGCGCTGCCGACGCGAGAGTGCGGCTCCATGCGCCTCACACGGAAGATGCTGCGGAGGTATGGCGGCTCGTGCAGATGGCGCCGCCGCTCGAAGTCAATACGCCATACGCGTACCTACTGTTGTGTACGCATTTCGCCCAGACGAGCGTTGTCGCACGGAATGGGCGAACACTTCGGGGATTCATCGGCGGGTACCGAATTCAGGAACGGCCGGACACGCTGTATATTTGGCAGATTGCCGTCCACCCACTCGACAGGCGCAAAGGTCTCGGAGACATGATGCTGGCGGCGCTGATTTCTCGCCATGGCCTATCAGACGTCCGATTCATCGAGGCCAGTGTGACCCCGTCCAATTTTTCGTCCAATCGCTTTTTCTTACGATTCGCCCAACGCCGTGGATTTGCGGTCGAGCGACGGGCCCTATTCACTGCGGATCATTTCCCGGAAGGGAATCACGAGCCCGAGCAGCTCATCCGCATCGGCCCGCTGCACGTTGAATAG
- a CDS encoding MarR family transcriptional regulator, producing the protein MKTPSTSVRKPSNSGREDLRILSALRRIIRAVDIHSRKLATTHNLTVPQLLALMCVVEEGPVSSTHISEQIHLSGSTVVGLVDRLEAKGLVRRDRSTEDRRLVFVAATTLGIEAARAAPSPLQDRFVERLGRLDSDERDRIALSLERVVELMEARDIDASPILDVGDVKRPTASST; encoded by the coding sequence ATGAAGACCCCTTCAACTTCAGTACGGAAACCATCCAACTCCGGTAGGGAGGATTTGCGCATACTGAGTGCGTTGCGCCGAATCATTCGCGCGGTCGACATCCATTCGCGCAAGTTGGCCACGACCCACAACCTCACCGTACCCCAACTGCTTGCGCTAATGTGCGTCGTCGAAGAAGGTCCTGTCAGTTCGACACATATCAGCGAACAGATTCACCTCAGCGGCAGCACAGTCGTTGGCTTGGTGGATCGGCTGGAAGCCAAGGGGCTCGTTCGTCGAGACCGCAGTACAGAGGATCGCAGACTGGTATTCGTGGCGGCGACGACGCTGGGCATCGAAGCAGCCAGAGCGGCGCCGTCCCCCCTGCAGGATCGGTTTGTCGAACGGCTCGGACGATTGGATTCGGACGAGCGCGACCGAATCGCCCTTTCCCTAGAGCGCGTGGTGGAGCTGATGGAGGCGCGCGACATTGACGCATCTCCCATTCTCGATGTTGGTGACGTAAAGCGGCCGACTGCATCGTCGACGTAA
- the ectB gene encoding diaminobutyrate--2-oxoglutarate transaminase produces the protein MAIRTRAESTQVFERVESNVRGYCRAYPTVFTRAQNASLFNERGDRFIDFLAGAGTLSYGHNNPHLKKALLEYIAQDGIVHSLDMYSSAKRRFLEALDQIVLRPREMDYCVQFTGPTGTNAVEAALKIARNYTGRTNVIAFTNGFHGVTLGSVAVTGNAHFRSAAGVALCNTTFMPYDGYCGEHVDTIAFIERMLTDPSSGLDFPAAVIVECIQGEGGVNEASFDWLRRLERLCNMHGIVLIVDDIQAGVGRTGTFFSFEDADISPDVITLSKSLSGYGLPLSVVLLKRKLDIWKPGQHNGTFRGNNLAFVTAAEMIGRYWTNRGFSKQVQQKSWYMGKRLHQLRERFPSIVGVRGRGLFFGIEFSPICLAGEVRDAAFRNGLIVETCGARDHVLKILPPLTIEESDMAEGLCILEASLVEALESNESRAPVPMEYES, from the coding sequence ATGGCAATTCGTACGAGAGCGGAATCGACGCAGGTTTTCGAGCGCGTGGAATCGAACGTGCGCGGGTACTGCCGCGCCTATCCGACCGTGTTTACACGTGCGCAGAACGCATCGCTGTTCAACGAACGAGGCGACCGATTCATCGATTTTCTCGCGGGCGCGGGAACACTGAGCTACGGACACAACAATCCACACTTGAAGAAGGCGCTCCTTGAATATATCGCACAGGACGGAATCGTCCACAGTCTTGACATGTACAGCAGCGCGAAGCGGCGATTCCTCGAGGCACTCGACCAGATTGTTCTACGGCCGCGGGAGATGGATTATTGCGTGCAATTCACCGGACCGACCGGCACCAACGCCGTCGAGGCGGCCCTAAAGATCGCGCGCAACTACACCGGCCGCACAAACGTCATTGCATTCACGAACGGTTTCCACGGCGTAACGCTAGGTTCCGTCGCCGTGACCGGAAACGCGCATTTTCGTTCTGCGGCGGGCGTCGCTCTGTGCAACACGACGTTCATGCCGTATGACGGGTACTGCGGCGAACACGTCGATACGATCGCCTTCATCGAGCGGATGCTCACCGATCCAAGCAGCGGCCTCGATTTTCCAGCGGCAGTCATCGTGGAGTGCATTCAGGGGGAGGGTGGTGTGAACGAGGCGAGCTTCGATTGGCTGCGGAGGCTCGAGCGCCTGTGCAATATGCACGGTATAGTCCTCATCGTAGACGACATACAGGCGGGCGTAGGACGGACAGGAACGTTCTTCAGTTTCGAGGACGCCGACATCTCGCCTGACGTCATTACACTCTCAAAATCGCTAAGCGGCTATGGCCTTCCGTTGTCGGTCGTGCTGTTGAAGCGCAAACTCGACATCTGGAAGCCGGGGCAGCACAACGGGACCTTTCGTGGCAATAATTTGGCTTTTGTGACTGCGGCGGAAATGATTGGGCGGTACTGGACCAATCGAGGCTTCAGTAAGCAGGTCCAACAGAAATCCTGGTACATGGGCAAACGACTGCACCAGTTGCGCGAACGGTTTCCGAGTATCGTCGGCGTGCGCGGGCGCGGGCTATTCTTCGGAATCGAGTTTTCGCCGATCTGCCTTGCAGGCGAGGTTCGCGACGCCGCGTTCCGAAACGGTCTCATAGTTGAAACGTGCGGTGCGCGCGATCACGTCTTAAAGATTCTGCCCCCGCTGACGATCGAGGAATCCGACATGGCCGAGGGGCTCTGCATTCTCGAGGCATCACTTGTAGAAGCATTGGAGAGTAACGAATCGAGAGCACCTGTGCCAATGGAGTACGAATCATGA
- a CDS encoding ectoine synthase, which translates to MIVRTLDSVRNSDREIHAPTWVSRRLLLKKDGMGFSMHETIIYAGTSTKMWYRNHLEAVYCIEGNGELEDVNSGALHVVKPGTLYALDKHDRHVLKAITELRLVCVFNPPCSGRENHDEHGGYPLLDDELAPVRSK; encoded by the coding sequence ATGATCGTACGAACTCTCGACTCAGTACGGAACAGTGATCGCGAAATACACGCGCCGACGTGGGTCAGCCGGCGATTGCTCCTGAAAAAGGACGGCATGGGATTCTCGATGCACGAGACGATCATTTACGCCGGAACGAGTACGAAGATGTGGTACCGGAACCATCTGGAGGCGGTGTACTGCATCGAGGGTAACGGCGAGTTGGAGGACGTAAATTCAGGCGCTCTTCATGTCGTCAAGCCGGGTACGTTATACGCTCTGGACAAACACGACCGGCACGTCCTTAAGGCGATTACCGAGCTCCGCCTTGTGTGCGTGTTTAATCCTCCCTGCTCTGGACGGGAGAACCATGACGAACACGGCGGATACCCACTGTTGGACGACGAACTGGCGCCGGTACGCTCGAAGTAG